A segment of the Takifugu flavidus isolate HTHZ2018 chromosome 7, ASM371156v2, whole genome shotgun sequence genome:
GAAGCTGAACATGTGCATCTGTTTTTCTATTCCACGGAGACGTTCCCctactcttcctccttctctcgcGAAGAACGCAAAGAGGTGAGGGAACATCCTCCCGGATCAGAGACTCTTTTCATCTCGATGCCCGGAGGATCAGGTGGGTAAGGCCAAGAACTTGATAAAACCAAGTGAAAGAACCAATCAGAATGCACCGCGCACATTCGTCACACAGCTCACAGTGGGATtgagcacaaacatgcacgctGAGGCTAAACATGCTCAACGAGGGTAAAgttgtgacatcacagctcctGTCAATCATTGCATTAACATCATTCAGAATACTGCCAGAGGTCCACAGAATCATCAACAAAGGCAAGGGCTTGCCTCTTTCTATTTTTCATTgttgattttctctctctttcttcattAACCGCCCTTTACCAAACAGTTTAATATTCAAACGTACAGACATCAAACACAAATAACGTCTATTAGAAATACTGTTGGAGGTCAGGAGTATCGCTGCTCCCATAACATGTGCAAAGACCTGTTGTAGTACAACGTTGCTGCCACACGGGGTCGCTGTTTCACTCCGTCGCAGGCATCAGAAGACAGTCACTGGCACAGCAGTCAACATAAACGTCCATGCTCAAGTTAAGGCTGAGAAAAAGCTCAAAAAGGCGAGATGGGGTGACCCAGTTCAGGAGAATAAAGTGGTACGTCGTCTGACTAATAATCCAGACATAAGTTTATATGGAGCCCGTCCTGGATCAGCACCCTACATCGGTGGGGGGTGTCAAAGAGCCACTTTGCTGAGTCTGATTGACAGGCTGGAGCGGTGCTGCGCTCGAGGGAGTGTGGAGCTGCATCGGCTCCGCAGCTGGACCACCCGGCCCGCAGAGCCACGCACCCGCAGGAGGAAGTCGAAGTTCGCCGAGGTGTTCATGGCATAGAAGACGTTGGCGTTGTCGGGAATCACCAGTTCtgagcaataaaaaaaaggtagaTTATAATGTAGTCTAAAAAACTGTCAACTATATATTGTAATATATCATTTGATACTAAATGTACCTCTCTCCTCGGAGATGACTTGCACCAGCTCATATCCCTCATCTGGCTCCACCTCCAGGTTGTGCTTCGCCATGGCTCTTGAAATCACCGCTGGCGTCTTGTCCTGATTGGTCAACTATTGTGCACATGGGCAGAGAGCAAAAGCACGTTTCAACATACATGTGAACCTCTACTGGCAGAGCATCCCAGCGGTTTCTGCATTTACCAGTATGCTCTTGTAGAGGTTGCCGTTGCCGTGCTCCAGGCTGACTCTTATGATGCACGCATCTTGTGCCTGCGTGTTGTATGCTGGGGTTTGACCGGGCGAGCTGGGAGTCAggggtgtgagggagagagaccgCCTGTGCGTGCAGGGAGGCCCCTGGAGCGAGGGGATGACTGGAGTCACGGAGACACTGGCTGTGGAGGAGCCGGTGTCCATGGAGTGTAGGGACGTATAGGAGGAGGATTCAGACAGCTGCACAAACGCAAAACCAGAGGTTTCAGACTTTTGCAAACACAGAATATCCACGGATGCGATTGGTAAACAACCCACTTTGTTCTGCTGGGAATCAGAGCTGTGAGTGGGAGTGAGGCCTTCGCTGTCTGACGGGCTGCTGGAGTCACTGGAGGACACGCTGACGGAGTCCATGCTCTCCCCTGAGCTGCCGTTAGGCGGCGACCGCGGCGTCTCCCTGACCGGAGAACTGGAGGCGCTGCTGTCTGCTCCATGAAACAGCCTGGGGACGACAGGAAGTCGGCGATAAGATAATGAAACAAACAGGCCCAAGCAGCATGGTCCAACGCTGGGAAAGTGCAAGCGTCTCTGACACATCATCTGCGCTTTCTCACAAAAAAACCCCTCCTCCGTTGTGTGTTTTGGCCTACTCACAGGCTGAGTCTCTTCACCATGCTCTTCCTGGGCTTTGGTGAGGTTGGACTGCTGTCACCAAGACCTTCAATCTCACAGGACAAGGCGTAGCTGCGAGGACAAACACAGATAAGGAACCTCAAACACAAAAAACCCTCACAGCTATTTGGCAAGAAGAGGTAGTAGAGAGAAGCACATATAAAAGAGGTAAGAGGATTACCTTTCCTCATCACTCAGCCAAGTCTGGCTCTTAAACCAGCGCAGAAAGGACGCCTCTGGGGTCAGACAGTAGCTGTTACAGGCCGACTGCAGCAGCTTGATCTGGGCGATCACCTCAAACTCCTGCAGAGACCAAGCCAAAGTCAGGGCGCGTGATAAATGTTATGGCGTTATTTTACCAGAAGGGGGCGACACTCACCCTCCGTCTCTTCTCAAAGTTGATCAGACCActctgcaggacaggaaaaaaGAGGGTGGACATTGCTTAGATAAACAACTGGTAGACGCAGTGCTCAAGAAAATGATGACTCTCCACAGCCAGCGGACTTACCTCCACAAAGTCAGGCAGCGCCGTATCCAACATGGTCAAATCGGTCAGAAAAGTCCCCAAATATGGAATTGTCCCTTGCATCGCTCCCTATGAAGACAAACACAGCACTCACGTTGCTGCACAGCACAATGTCCGCACTGAGTAAACAACATGTCgtcccagcagagcagctgaaacCTCGCCATTGTTCCCTTTATCTGCCTGTCTTGGCCTCACCATCTCTTTCTGCAGCTGTAATCTCTTGTGTGTCCGTTTCTGGTGCTCCTTGGCACAGCTCTCCAGGCTGGCGAACTTTGACGTTCCTTCCTGCCGGGTCAATAAATTATGTCGTTATTAATACTTATAAGGTTACTTATCCACCAACGGAGGTTAATCATCGGTGAGAATGCCTTCAGATCTGGCTGCACGCACCCTCAtgagcagctctctgctggtCAGGTAGTTGTTGTGATCGGAGAAAATGTCAGACAGCTCCTCGAACGTCTGCACGCTGTCTCTGCAGCCAAAGGCACAACAACACTTAATACCGCACACCAGCTAATGCTAGCGTACACATCCACGCTCTCCATTTTATGTACTCGTTTGCCAGATGATGGCAAATGATGTCTAAAACCCTTTATGGAGATTCTCTGCCACTAAACTTACTTGTGCACGCAGGCCCACACCCTCTTCAGTCTGTACAGGGGGTTGGACTGCAGCGCAGAGACGATGGCTCGCAGAGACGAGAAGTTTTTGCGTATTCGACACTCCTGTTGAGACAAACAGGCCGACACAACGGGGGGGTCACGCGCAGGTTAGCGATTATTTCACCGCTGAAGCGGAACGTGCGCGAGCTCTGCCGTACCTGGGCGATTTCAATCCAGCGCTGGATGACCCGCGCCCTGACGTGCGGCCTGAGCCGCCGGTGCCTCAGGATCGTGCTGACCACGCAGGCCGTCACCGCGTTGAACTGCGCGATGGTGGCGCGGATGGTGGGGGCGCTGTGCTTGCTGTCCTTCTTGTCCCTCTGAGACCAGATGGAGCCCAGGCAGTGGTGCGGTATCACCCTTTTAAACAGCAGCTACGTGACAGAAATGGACTGGCATTAGCATGGCGTACGTGCTGGTACGTGCCacccttgccccccccctcactcactGCGTCCATGTAGGTCAGCTGCTCGGCCACCAGGTCAGTTTCAAAGGACAAGAACTCATCTTGGGCCTCAGGCTCTACTTCGTTCTCCTCCCCAAGGCAGAGTAAaccgttgccatggaaaccacctGGAAGCAGGCAGAAATGATGACACGGGTACAAATCCACACTGTGCCAGAACGAAAACTGTTGGTGTTTTAATGCGCTAGGTGGTGCTATAGTAACGAGGGGGGCACCACAAAAGGCTGGGATTCACTCCAGATTTGGGAAATTCAAAACAAATGGGGGTTTGAAATTAAAAATTCTGAAGTTCAGCATAAAACTAAGCTGCAACTTGATGATCACTCCTGTCATGGGGCCTCTGGGTGACTAAATCCTCTAAATAcgacagagaagaagaatatTGTGGAGGGACCAACCGTCCGTGTCGTCCAAACTGGCCTgcgtctgcagctgctccaggagaCCTTCCGCTCGCCTCAGAGCCTCGGATCCCGGCAGGGCCTGACGCAAATAGTCCATGAGCCTGTGGAGGCAGGGGTAGTCCGGAGGTTCCTGGAAGTCTTCGGGACACTGGTCCAGCCAAGCTCGCAGGAAAGAAGCCAATGCACTGAGACAACAAAGGGGAAATGGGATTTCAGCTATGGAATACCATGAAGGGGAAAATGATGAACATAACTAGACTCGTCTCACTTTCTGATGGCGGCATTTGTCTCAGAGCTTTGATGTCCAGCAGTGTCTCGTCCGTTCTCCTCCGGGCTCCCGTAGCTAGAAGAGAACGTAAGAACGCTGCATTAAAAAGACACCCACGATGATGACGCATTcgcattttgtttgtttatttgcgTCCAGTCTCACCTGTCCAGAAGGAGATGCAGCACAGTCTGCGTGCTGGTAAAGGCTCTGTAGGTGGACAGGAAGATGGAGGTGTAGGTAAGGTCGTTGTCATCGAACGCTGTCAACAATGTTTCCACCAGACGCGCCAGGGTTCCTGCACGGATACTTCGGATTTTGCAGGTCTCCAACTGGCTGACAGTGTGTCCGGGAGGTAAGCGGTCCCCCTCGGCCTAAAAACAGAGATTTGCACACGGTTAGGTCTCCGTCAGGCTGACTTTGCTGTCAAAACACACTATTTGAGACTTGAAAATGGTGGAATTGACATTAGATTGAGTGCAGCACTGCTGTGATGCGGCCGTGTGTTAAAGCGGAAAGTCTACGCTTTGTTGAAATGTTGTTAATAAATGAAGTTTGTCAGCTCAAACTTGAAATGGGAGTCGAATTCACTGGTAGGCAAAAACATCCAGGAAACAGAATCCAGCGCGTGACCTATATTTGAAATTTTCCCTGATGCGTCTACAGGAAAAATGgtttaccaaaaaaaaagaagagcttGGGAGCGAGAAGGCAAAGTTAGCGCTCTACGACAGGAAACATTCCAATCTGCTTTTAATCAGGacaggctcctcctccagcagcactcctgacagagaggagggatCTTCCCCCTCCCCTGGCAACAAGTCAGCCAGAAACATGAGAGTTTATCTGTGAATATAGATAAGCTCTGCACACACTACagtgaatttaaattaaatgtacaGATGTATCAACAGCAGAGTCCTTTAGTTCTATTCTCCCCCAGTAGATGGCGCTGAAAGGTGCCGCCACGTTGCCTGAATGAGTTAGAATACAGTTGACAGGTCCGGCTGTTTATACGTCGATACAGTTTGAAGGCACGTAACAATTGATCTCTTCTTTCTGGTGCCAGTCCCCCTCACTGGTattagacacaaacacactacaGTCATCAAAAGCAAACAGAAGCTGAAGCTCCATGTATTGGATTCATCGCACCGACTCCCTGCATTCCTTTGGCAACGATGCGAGAGAAACAAAACATAATGTCGTTAATTAGCCCTTGTAATATTCTGCACAACACCTTATTATGCTGGTGTAAACTGCACAGCCAGGGGAACAGTAATGCCTCACATGCACtgaacaacagcaggaaaagctcttaatacccccccccccctcatggttttttgtctttttgtcatAGCAGTGCTTCATTAAACTGCTGTACAGGAGAGCGAGCAGGCAGGAAAGCCAGGAAATCACATGCTTTAGTTAAACAAGGCCAGGTCTGGGGAAACCGCTGATATTTTTCATTTGCAGGCGACTAAAAAGGTGTTGCCCAAACTGGGAAGTTTTAGCTTTTGTTATGTTAAAACAGCCCTGTTGTTTTCACAGTTGGCCTTCAACAATAGCAATTTGAGTTGTTTGACTGTTGTTTGAGCTCAGCGGGCTGCACCGGGCCCAGCAGACAGCGGAAACCCAGCGTAAACCGCGCTCGGAGCGTAGAAATGGGGGGAGTTGACATCAGACTCACCCCCAGCCACCTCGCGCCCTTGTTGGCTGCTTGCTGAATCTGCACCCTCTTTAGCGTCACGTTGTAGATGGCCCCTTCCTCGACTTCCTCCCCCCAGTCCTGCACCGAGCTCTAGAAATGAAACAGAAAGAGAAGGTTAATGCAAAGACTTTCCCACATCGGCGGTTCGTCAAAG
Coding sequences within it:
- the rgl1 gene encoding ral guanine nucleotide dissociation stimulator-like 1 isoform X2, which encodes MRSCCPPIGKEALTMKFAWKTKMSSVQDWGEEVEEGAIYNVTLKRVQIQQAANKGARWLGAEGDRLPPGHTVSQLETCKIRSIRAGTLARLVETLLTAFDDNDLTYTSIFLSTYRAFTSTQTVLHLLLDSYGSPEENGRDTAGHQSSETNAAIRNALASFLRAWLDQCPEDFQEPPDYPCLHRLMDYLRQALPGSEALRRAEGLLEQLQTQASLDDTDGGFHGNGLLCLGEENEVEPEAQDEFLSFETDLVAEQLTYMDALLFKRVIPHHCLGSIWSQRDKKDSKHSAPTIRATIAQFNAVTACVVSTILRHRRLRPHVRARVIQRWIEIAQECRIRKNFSSLRAIVSALQSNPLYRLKRVWACVHKDSVQTFEELSDIFSDHNNYLTSRELLMREGTSKFASLESCAKEHQKRTHKRLQLQKEMGAMQGTIPYLGTFLTDLTMLDTALPDFVESGLINFEKRRREFEVIAQIKLLQSACNSYCLTPEASFLRWFKSQTWLSDEESYALSCEIEGLGDSSPTSPKPRKSMVKRLSLLFHGADSSASSSPVRETPRSPPNGSSGESMDSVSVSSSDSSSPSDSEGLTPTHSSDSQQNKLSESSSYTSLHSMDTGSSTASVSVTPVIPSLQGPPCTHRRSLSLTPLTPSSPGQTPAYNTQAQDACIIRVSLEHGNGNLYKSILLTNQDKTPAVISRAMAKHNLEVEPDEGYELVQVISEERELVIPDNANVFYAMNTSANFDFLLRVRGSAGRVVQLRSRCSSTLPRAQHRSSLSIRLSKVAL
- the rgl1 gene encoding ral guanine nucleotide dissociation stimulator-like 1 isoform X1; translated protein: MISHYPLATLLPWPTGPHHQLPDPDCTLLLEGERGVALQRYQARSPESSPRHWSSVQDWGEEVEEGAIYNVTLKRVQIQQAANKGARWLGAEGDRLPPGHTVSQLETCKIRSIRAGTLARLVETLLTAFDDNDLTYTSIFLSTYRAFTSTQTVLHLLLDSYGSPEENGRDTAGHQSSETNAAIRNALASFLRAWLDQCPEDFQEPPDYPCLHRLMDYLRQALPGSEALRRAEGLLEQLQTQASLDDTDGGFHGNGLLCLGEENEVEPEAQDEFLSFETDLVAEQLTYMDALLFKRVIPHHCLGSIWSQRDKKDSKHSAPTIRATIAQFNAVTACVVSTILRHRRLRPHVRARVIQRWIEIAQECRIRKNFSSLRAIVSALQSNPLYRLKRVWACVHKDSVQTFEELSDIFSDHNNYLTSRELLMREGTSKFASLESCAKEHQKRTHKRLQLQKEMGAMQGTIPYLGTFLTDLTMLDTALPDFVESGLINFEKRRREFEVIAQIKLLQSACNSYCLTPEASFLRWFKSQTWLSDEESYALSCEIEGLGDSSPTSPKPRKSMVKRLSLLFHGADSSASSSPVRETPRSPPNGSSGESMDSVSVSSSDSSSPSDSEGLTPTHSSDSQQNKLSESSSYTSLHSMDTGSSTASVSVTPVIPSLQGPPCTHRRSLSLTPLTPSSPGQTPAYNTQAQDACIIRVSLEHGNGNLYKSILLTNQDKTPAVISRAMAKHNLEVEPDEGYELVQVISEERELVIPDNANVFYAMNTSANFDFLLRVRGSAGRVVQLRSRCSSTLPRAQHRSSLSIRLSKVAL